GGCGGGCGCCATCAGCGTCGGCGCCCTGATCGCCGCCCCGCAGGCCCAGGGACTGTTCCGGCGGGCCGTGCTCCAGAGCGGTGCGCCGGAGGCGTCCGACCGGGACAGGGTGCGGCGCATGGTGCGGCGGATGGCGGCCCGGCTGAAGGTGCCCGCCACCGCCGAGGCGTTCGCCGCCGTCGACCGCGAGCTGCTGCTGCGCACCCAGGCCGAGACGGGCAGGCTCAGCAGCCCGGTCCTCGGCGGCCCCGCCTTCGGCATCGTCGTCGACGGCGACCTCGTCCCGCGCGATCCGCTGGAGGCGCTGATCGAGGGGGAGGCGGCCCGAGACGCCGACCTGCTCATGGGCTGGACCCGCGACGAGTACCGGCTGTGGCTGGTGCCGGGCGGCCTCGTCGAGCGCGTCGACCGGCTCGGCGCGGTCGCCCTGGCCGGTGCCATGGCCCGCTGCCACTGCGGACACGAGGTGGTGCGCGGCTACCGGTCGCTGCGGCCCCACGCGGGCGCCGCCGAGATCGTCGGCCAGCTGGTCACCGACCACATGCTGCGCCGCCCCCTGCACCGGCTGGCCGAGGCCCGGCCGGGCGCCGCCCACCTGTACGAGTTCGCCTGGCCGTCCCGGCTGCCCGGCCTCGGCGCCTGCCACGCCCTGGAACTGGGCTTCGTCTTCGACACCGGCGACGTCCCCGACGCGCGCCGGCTCGCGGGCGAGGGCGCCCCGCAGGAACTGGCCGACGCGATGCACGCGGCCTGGGTCCGCTTCGCCGCCGACGGCGACCCCGGCTGGGCGGCCTGGGGCCCGGACCACCCGGTCCGGGTCTTCGGCGACGGCCCCGCGCACACCGCGTACGGCCCCCGGGACGCCGAACTGGCCCTGTGGACCGCCCCGCCCGCCGCCGCGGTCCCCGACCCCCTGCCCGCGCTTCCCGCCCCGCCCCCCGCGGCCGACGGCTCCCCGGCCCGCGCCGCGGAACTCCGCGCGGTGATACGGCGCCTGCGCCGCTCGGGCGGTGTCCGCGGAACGTGAACCGCGGCCCCCCGGGCAGGGGAGGGCGGGTCACCCGGTCCCCAGAGAGCGGGCGATCCGGCCGATCACCGGCGGGCCGACCCGGCAGCAGCCGCCGATCAGACGTGCGCCCGAGGCGCGCCAGCGGTGGACCAGGGCCGGGGTGAAGGTGGAGCGCCCGGTCCAGGAGCGGGCCGTGGCGTCCCAGCTCTCCCCGCTGTTGGGGTAGGCCACCACCGGCTTGCCGGTGACCCGCGCGGCCACCGCGACGGCGTCCGCCACGTCCTCGGGCGCACAGCAGTTCACCCCGGCCGCGATCACCTCGTCCGCGTCGGCGACCGCGCCGAACGCCTCCTCCAGGGGCTGCCC
The sequence above is drawn from the Streptomyces sp. SAT1 genome and encodes:
- a CDS encoding carboxylesterase/lipase family protein, with translation MAADRTAPVVATPYGAVRGRYEHGVAAFRGIPYAAPPFGPRRFRPPEPPEPWDGVRDAQVYGPTAPKPPYSDAFAPYLSDPAVPGDDCLNLNVWTPEPDPGARLPVLVWLHGGALTRGSSAVPVYEGHSFARDGVVLVSVNYRLGVEGYGLFPDAPANAGLRDQLAALRWVHEAIGAFGGDPGRITLCGQSAGAISVGALIAAPQAQGLFRRAVLQSGAPEASDRDRVRRMVRRMAARLKVPATAEAFAAVDRELLLRTQAETGRLSSPVLGGPAFGIVVDGDLVPRDPLEALIEGEAARDADLLMGWTRDEYRLWLVPGGLVERVDRLGAVALAGAMARCHCGHEVVRGYRSLRPHAGAAEIVGQLVTDHMLRRPLHRLAEARPGAAHLYEFAWPSRLPGLGACHALELGFVFDTGDVPDARRLAGEGAPQELADAMHAAWVRFAADGDPGWAAWGPDHPVRVFGDGPAHTAYGPRDAELALWTAPPAAAVPDPLPALPAPPPAADGSPARAAELRAVIRRLRRSGGVRGT